In the genome of Deinococcus deserti VCD115, one region contains:
- a CDS encoding DoxX family membrane protein, with translation MISRLFLMFFLVMLSVVSTAAAHKSWFVDAKAYLPSWASFLQPLPLIVTALVILTTLGAAWLQSRRGGRGFLPGPAAFGAKEGPLSMLYGLLPLLLAVHVAVPLLINGMQTQLFSPNNNLPPSVLGLLQISIALALFYGLFTRIAAVVLAALWLIGLVLLGIQPMLENLHYLGIAAFFFLAGRGPVSVDRVLLPKSMPSPGMMNQAVNALRIGTGLSLIVVALTEKLANAPLATAFIQQYPLNFVSQVGIPLPDSLFLAGAGGTELLIGLFLVFNIFTREISALAWVFFNLTLTVFDTTELINHLPFYGVMVVLLMWMPGPATQVLWSRGLLGKSPLPADSQTP, from the coding sequence ATGATCAGCCGGCTGTTCCTGATGTTTTTCCTGGTGATGCTCTCCGTAGTCTCTACCGCAGCTGCCCACAAGTCATGGTTTGTGGATGCCAAAGCATACCTGCCGAGCTGGGCGTCTTTTCTTCAACCCCTCCCGCTGATCGTCACAGCTCTGGTGATCCTGACCACACTGGGAGCCGCGTGGCTGCAATCGCGTCGTGGAGGACGGGGATTTCTGCCTGGGCCGGCTGCTTTCGGAGCCAAGGAGGGCCCGCTGAGTATGCTGTATGGCCTGCTTCCCCTCCTCCTCGCTGTTCATGTTGCTGTTCCTTTGCTGATCAATGGCATGCAGACTCAGCTGTTCTCACCTAACAACAATCTGCCTCCCAGCGTGCTGGGCCTTCTTCAGATCAGCATTGCCCTCGCCCTCTTCTACGGGTTGTTCACGCGGATCGCTGCTGTGGTCCTTGCGGCGCTCTGGCTTATAGGCCTGGTATTGCTGGGCATCCAGCCCATGCTGGAGAACCTGCATTACCTGGGCATTGCGGCCTTCTTCTTTCTGGCAGGCCGTGGCCCCGTGTCGGTAGACCGTGTCCTGCTGCCGAAGTCCATGCCCTCTCCTGGAATGATGAATCAGGCGGTCAATGCACTGCGGATCGGAACCGGCCTCAGTCTGATCGTGGTGGCTTTAACGGAAAAACTGGCCAATGCGCCGCTGGCCACAGCGTTCATCCAGCAGTACCCCCTGAATTTTGTTTCGCAGGTGGGCATCCCCTTACCAGACAGTCTGTTTCTTGCCGGAGCAGGAGGCACGGAGCTGCTGATTGGGCTTTTCCTGGTCTTCAACATTTTCACGCGCGAGATCAGCGCGCTGGCATGGGTGTTTTTCAACCTTACTCTGACGGTCTTCGACACGACCGAACTGATCAACCATCTGCCGTTCTATGGCGTGATGGTCGTGCTCCTGATGTGGATGCCTGGGCCAGCAACACAGGTGTTGTGGAGCAGGGGGCTGCTGGGCAAGTCACCACTCCCGGCTGACAGTCAGACGCCCTGA